A stretch of the Metopolophium dirhodum isolate CAU chromosome 8, ASM1992520v1, whole genome shotgun sequence genome encodes the following:
- the LOC132951028 gene encoding zinc finger CCHC domain-containing protein 9-like, which produces MTRFARARGSKSSNQKIPEEATPWLEMKEKPQQTGDDESTTNAVEVSEENRSSKHDSYSNVDKFDGFSVLKEDAVKLRVEKFKLIKQGVPRHQLKAQLMPMRRRAEKKLSRLRQKACFHCRQPGHMLNQCPELGTNTALGVCFKCGSTEHKLHECRNAGNSNQLDFAKCFICKEEGHLSRQCPDNPMGLYPNGGACRSCGDVTHFAKDCPEKQKRKREEDDLPTVGIMDNRAIEELDDERSHKKHKQYNLKTFNKKKKVIMMK; this is translated from the exons ATGACGAGGTTTGCCAGAGCTCGAGGCTCTAAATCATCTAATCAAAAAATACCGGAGGAAGCAACACCATGGTTGGAAATGAAAGAAAAGCCACAGCAAACCGGAGACGACGAGTCCACGACAAACGCTGTGGAAGTGTCGGAAGAGAATCGCAGTAGCAAGCACGACTCGTATTCGAACGTGGATAAATTTGACGGGTTCAGCGTGTTGAAAGAGGATGCGGTGAAACTGCGAGTGGAAAAATTCAAGTTAATTAAACAGGGTGTGCCTAGACATCAGCTGAAGGCACAGTTGATGCCAATGCGTCGACGCGCTGAGAAGAAACTCTCCAGGCTCAGACAAAAAGCATGTTTTCATTGCCGACAGCCTGGTCATATGCTAAACCAATGCCCGGAGTTGGGTACCAACACAGCATTGGGAGTGTGCTTCAA GTGTGGATCGACAGAACACAAATTACATGAATGTCGTAATGCAGGAAACAGTAATCAACTTGATTTTGCCAAATGTTTTATATGCAAAGAAGAAGGACATCTTTCACGCCAATGTCCAGATAACCCTATGGGATTATATCCAAATGGAGGAGCTTGCCg atctTGTGGAGATGTTACCCATTTTGCCAAAGATTGTCCAGAAAAACAAAAGAGAAAAAGAGAAGAAGATGATCTACCTACAGTTGGAATAATGGACAATCGAGCAATTGAAGAGTTAGATGATGAAAGAAGCCacaaaaaacacaaacaatataatttaaaaacatttaacaaaaaaaaaaaagtcataatgATGAAGTAA